Part of the Ornithinimicrobium flavum genome, GACCCACGACCCCCGGCTGGTCGAGATCGCGACCGTGCTGGCGGCCAAGGCCCAGCGCGCCCCGGACACCTACGAGTTCCAGATGCTGCTGGGCATCCGTCCCGAGGAGCAGCTGCGGATCGCGGCCGGCGGGGCCCGGATGCGGGTCTACCTGCCCTACGGCGAGGAGTGGTACGGCTACCTCATGCGGCGGATGGCCGAGCGCCCCCAGAACCTCGGGTTCTTCCTGCGCGGCCTGGCCACCAAGGGCTGAGGGTGCTGGGATGACGATCGCCCTCCTGGGGGCCGGGGTGATGGGCTCGACGCTGGTCGCGGCCCTCGTGCGCTCCGGCCACGAGCCCACCGACCTCGTCGTCGCCGACAAGGTGAACGCCCGTGCGGCGCTGGTGGCCGACGAGCACGGTGCCCGTCACGCACCGCCGGCCGAGGCCACCGCGTCCGCGGACGTCGTGGTCCTGGCCGTCAAGCCGCAGGACATGGCCGCGCTGGTGGAGGAGATCCACGACGAGGTCCGCCCGGACACGCTGGTGGTGTCCATCGCGGCGGCGATCAGCACCGCATACCTGGAGCGCCGGCTGCCCGAGGGAACCTCGGTCGTGCGCGTCATGCCCAACACCCCCGCCCTGGTCGACCAGGGCATGTCGGCGATGAGCCCCGGACGGCACTGCACCCCCGAGCACCTGGCCCAGGCGCGCGACCTGATGGAGCACGTGGGGCGGGTGATCGTGCTCGACGAGGTGCACCAGGACGCGGTCACGGCGATCAGCGGCAGCGGGCCGTCCTACATCTTCTACGTGGTGGAGGCCATGATCGAGGCGGGCGTGCTGCTGGGGCTCCCGCGCGACACCGCCACCGAGCTGGTCGTGCAGACGTTGTATGGTGCGGCCACGATGATCCGAGAGACGGGGCACCACCCGACGGTGCTCCGGGAGCAGGTCTCCAGCCCGGGCGGCACCAGCGTGGCGGCCCTGCGGGCCCTCGAGGATCACAAGGTCAGGGCGGCCTTCCTCACCGCGATGGAGGCCGCCGCCATCAGGTCCAAGGAGCTGTCACCGCCGGTGGAGTGACGGCGCCGGTGGGCCGTCGGAGGGCGAGTCCGGCGGCGATGCACCCTTGGCCCGTGTGACAGAGTAGGGAACATGACTGAGATTCACGTGCGCGTCCTGGGCGAGGACGAGTGGCAGGCCTACAAGGACGTCCGGCTCCGTGCGCTGCGTGAATCTCCCGAGGCGTTCGCCGCCTCGGTCGACGAGGAGGAGCAGCACCCCGAGGAGATGTGGCGCGAGCGGATGGCGCGCTCGCGCAGGCTGCTGGCGGAGGAGGGGTCCGACATCATCGGGGTGGCCAGCCTCGGCACGACCCACCGCACGAAGATCGAGGGCGCCGCCGAGCTCTTCGGGCTCTGGGTGCAGGCCGACCGGCGCGGCGCCGGGGTGGCCCGTCGGCTGCTGGAGAAGGCGGCCACCGTCGCCCGCGAGGAGGGGCTCAAGCAGCTGCTCTACTGGGTCGGCACCGACAACGGTCGCGCCGTGGCCTTCGCCTCCTCCTTCGGGTTCCGGCCCACCGACTCCCGTCGTCCGATGCGCCTGCAGGGCGTGGACGCCGAGGACGCCGAGGCCGAGGAGATGATGATGGTCTACCCCCTGGCCGACGCCGCCGGGGTGCCCACCTCCCTCTGACCCGCACCTCCACGACGCCCCGTCGTGGACTAGCGTGGAGGTATGAGCGTGCCCTGGGTGATGTGGGACGACCGCTACACGGCCTACGACTTCGGCCCGGGTCATCCGATGCACCCGTCCCGGCTCGACCTCACCGTCCGGCTCGCGCGGGAGCTGGGCCTGCTCGACCACGACGACGTCCGGGTCCGCCCCGTCCGCCAGGCCACGGACGAGGAGCTGCTCAGCGTGCACACCGCCGAGCACGTCGCGGAGGTGCGCCGGGTCTCGTTCGACCCCTCCGGCGCGCGGGGGCGGCACGGTGTCGGCACCGACGACACCCCCGCCTTCGCCGGGATGCACGAGGCGTCCGCGCTGGCCGTCGGCGGGACGCTGCTGGCGTGCGAGGCCGTCTGGTCGGGGGAGGCCGCCCGGGCGGTGAACATCGCCGGAGGTCTGCACCACGCCATGCCCGAGGCGTCCTCGGGGTTCTGCGTCTACAACGACATCGCCGTCGGCATCCAGCGTCTGCTGGACCTCGGTGCCGAGCGGGTCGCCTACCTCGACCTCGACGTCCACCACGGTGACGGCGTCGAGCGGTGCTTCTGGAACGACCCCCGGGTGCTCACCGTGTCCGTCCACGAGACCGGCCGGGCCCTCTTCCCCGGCACCGGTTTCCCCGGGGACACCGGCGGGCCCAGGGCCCAGGACACCGCCGTCAACGTCGCCCTGCCCCCGGGCACCGGCGACGAGGGCTGGCTGCGTGCCTTCCAGGCCGTGGTGCCCACGATGATGCGGGCCTTCCGCCCCCAGATGATCGTCAGCCAGCACGGCTGCGACTGTCACTTCGCCGACCCGCTCGCGCACCTGTCGCTGTCGATGGACGCGATGGCGGTCGCCGACGGCTGGGTCGCCGAGCTGGCGGAGGACCACGCCGGGGGCAGGTGGGTCGCCCTCGGCGGCGGGGGCTACGAGCTGGTCGACGTCGTGCCCCGGGCCTGGGCGCACCTGATCGGGGTCGTGACCGGTCGACCGGTCGACCTCACGACATCGGTGCCGGAGGCGTGGCTGCAGCACGTGCAGGACGTCTACGACCGGGAGGGTCCGACCTCCATGGGGGACCGGGGCGGGCGCGACATCAGGTTCGGGCGGTGGGAGGACGGCTACCACCCGGAGGACCCCGTCGACTCCGCGATCATGGCCACCCGCCGGGCGGTCTTCCCCGGGTGGGGCCTGGACCCGTACTTCGACTGACCGCCGGGTGGGTCACAGCGTCCCACCGTGCGTCACCCG contains:
- the proC gene encoding pyrroline-5-carboxylate reductase, encoding MTIALLGAGVMGSTLVAALVRSGHEPTDLVVADKVNARAALVADEHGARHAPPAEATASADVVVLAVKPQDMAALVEEIHDEVRPDTLVVSIAAAISTAYLERRLPEGTSVVRVMPNTPALVDQGMSAMSPGRHCTPEHLAQARDLMEHVGRVIVLDEVHQDAVTAISGSGPSYIFYVVEAMIEAGVLLGLPRDTATELVVQTLYGAATMIRETGHHPTVLREQVSSPGGTSVAALRALEDHKVRAAFLTAMEAAAIRSKELSPPVE
- a CDS encoding GNAT family N-acetyltransferase, which encodes MTEIHVRVLGEDEWQAYKDVRLRALRESPEAFAASVDEEEQHPEEMWRERMARSRRLLAEEGSDIIGVASLGTTHRTKIEGAAELFGLWVQADRRGAGVARRLLEKAATVAREEGLKQLLYWVGTDNGRAVAFASSFGFRPTDSRRPMRLQGVDAEDAEAEEMMMVYPLADAAGVPTSL
- a CDS encoding acetoin utilization protein AcuC yields the protein MSVPWVMWDDRYTAYDFGPGHPMHPSRLDLTVRLARELGLLDHDDVRVRPVRQATDEELLSVHTAEHVAEVRRVSFDPSGARGRHGVGTDDTPAFAGMHEASALAVGGTLLACEAVWSGEAARAVNIAGGLHHAMPEASSGFCVYNDIAVGIQRLLDLGAERVAYLDLDVHHGDGVERCFWNDPRVLTVSVHETGRALFPGTGFPGDTGGPRAQDTAVNVALPPGTGDEGWLRAFQAVVPTMMRAFRPQMIVSQHGCDCHFADPLAHLSLSMDAMAVADGWVAELAEDHAGGRWVALGGGGYELVDVVPRAWAHLIGVVTGRPVDLTTSVPEAWLQHVQDVYDREGPTSMGDRGGRDIRFGRWEDGYHPEDPVDSAIMATRRAVFPGWGLDPYFD